ATCATTTTTACTCTCCTGAATTATTTTACACTCTTCAATTGTTTTATTCTctacatcattttttttctctacATGTTGCTTTTGTTTTATGTTTCTTATGAATGCCTCATTTGCCTCTCTTATATGATcacttgttttttttatatgatctTTTAActctttaatatattcaaagagctttttatattttttatttctcttatgatatttattatacttTTCTTTCAATACACTATTTGCTGATTCTTCACCACTAGTTTTTGTATCTACATTGTCAAATAATTTCctgatatttttatcaaaattatatttataatatttccttCTTTCTtctaaattataaaaatatctatCTTCATTACTTAAGCATTTcacttcttttttcttttttgtcttattatttttatcttgaAAAGTATTCAATATAGTGTTTGTAAAAAAACTCATTTTGTTAGTACTATTgccttcattattattattcatattattatttatattattatcattataatcatcATATTTTATGACTACACCATTAgcattcatataatttgcactcttcttattattaatataatagtttaaataattcataCTACTGTtactataattatttatattatttatattttccatatatgattttttcaTCTCATTATGTGATTCATTTCTGCAGTCACTATAACTGTGTGAtctcttttctttttcttcaattaaaaataactcatcttttttattcttaaaaaGTGTTCCTTTCTGATTCGATAATGTTACtctattaaatttattcatattaaattttttatcttgattttcttttaatatatctttattgttattataattataaacataCGGGCTAcccataataatattattattattataactattattctttttattatcattgtgACTATAATTTATAGTATCACTATTagcattattatttacattatctGTATTGTTGTAGTTTCTTATTTTACTACTAtttttactattactatGACTATTATAAAAGCTATTATAAAAACTATTATTGTAACCACTATTATTCAAACTATTACTTTcacacatattattatctacacAATTAgcttctatatttttatgatctAAGTTACtttctatattatcatttttcttgggtgaaaggaaaaaatttttcaaaaaagtattttcattattttcatacatattttttatagaatcatttattttctttgtttttaattttaaattatctacatgatttaaaaatttatttttaaaactaAACGATTCTTTATTTCTTAACGTACTTTCAAGAAGATCATTTGTATctagtttttttttcattatctatAATTTCGTTATTgattaaaatattcattttattatttatattagatTGGTTTTCATTTAAAGGATCCTTTgatatttctattttattattacaacatTCATTATCTTCTTTGTCTTCTATAATGTCATGATAAACATCGTTTGTTTTTagattattatcatcattattttgttcaacTATATCTTCAAATTTTTCATCTATGTCTTCATAGTTTTCATTTAtgtcttcatatttttcatctatgtcttcatatttttcatctatgtctttatatttttcatctatgtcttcatatttttcatctatatcttcatattttttatctttctGTTCATTTGATTGGTCTCTTTCGTCTTTTTTATCGACATTCTTCATTTCTTCCTTTTCACGTTTCTCAAAATCCACTTTGATTTTACTTCCCTTCTGATCCTTCTtatccttatttttttttttctccttctTACTAACATCtacaaataaaagaaatatatatatattacataaatataattatatgaataatagtagtaataatataagaaatgaTCAAGACAAatcattaaatgaaaataaaaattttgataataaaCTTAAAATGTATGtagataattttaatattaagcaatataataagtatatatcattatttcaATTAATGCATTCAAAACCATATATTCTGGATCCTTTAATTTATGATTCTAAAAAAATACTAGATAAATTTATTCCAATAAATGGTAGATTTACTGCTAAGGCattatgtaaattatttGCATTTGTTAATaaccaatttttttttccatcatatattattaataaaataagaaaaaaatatactattGATAAAAGTATAGAAGCTTTAATATTAACTGGAGCTATGAGTAGAACATGGGGCATGGGATTTCAACTTTTTGAATGTGAATATAATGCTGATATTAATGatgaatttaatttatataaaaaaaaaaacaaaaagaaatataaaacaaaaaatgtatcttctaaaaaaaaaaaaaataataataaaaaaaaaaaaattgtaggATATGGACAATCAGATTTTTCAGGATGTTTGGCTTTATCATTTCCAGAAATTGATTTATCTATCACTATACTTTTATCTGACATATTTAAAGGAGCAGATgtaaaagaaacaaaaaaacaaaaaaaaatatataataaaatatataatttgttatatttttttatttatattagtatatattattttgtcttAATGTCTTTTGTGTGTGTCATAAGATACGTGTTAAATC
This DNA window, taken from Plasmodium sp. gorilla clade G2 genome assembly, contig: PADLG01_00_58, whole genome shotgun sequence, encodes the following:
- a CDS encoding atypical protein kinase, ABC-1 family,putative, translated to MNNSSNNIRNDQDKSLNENKNFDNKLKMYVDNFNIKQYNKYISLFQLMHSKPYILDPLIYDSKKILDKFIPINGRFTAKALCKLFAFVNNQFFFPSYIINKIRKKYTIDKSIEALILTGAMSRTWGMGFQLFECEYNADINDEFNLYKKKNKKKYKTKNVSSKKKKNNNKKKKIVGYGQSDFSGCLALSFPEIDLSITILLSDIFKGADVCHLLLEYILKLYGLKPQWKVPIEMSELVKAF
- a CDS encoding atypical protein kinase, ABC-1 family,putative encodes the protein MKNVDKKDERDQSNEQKDKKYEDIDEKYEDIDEKYKDIDEKYEDIDEKYEDINENYEDIDEKFEDIVEQNNDDNNLKTNDVYHDIIEDKEDNECCNNKIEISKDPLNENQSNINNKMNILINNEIIDNEKKTRYK